The following proteins are co-located in the Delphinus delphis chromosome 5, mDelDel1.2, whole genome shotgun sequence genome:
- the ODAPH gene encoding odontogenesis associated phosphoprotein, which yields MAHRLCFSYWLLVCWLVVTVAEGQQEVFTPPGDSQNNAEPTDCQIFTLTPPPTTRNPVTRIQPITRTPRCPFHFFPPQRPRVHIRFPYRPFLPPRRYHHFQFHPFFRPHSRLPPYYYFPRRRLWRGSSSEESREKREAPNVLK from the exons atggctcacagactctGCTTCTCCTACTGGCTACTGGTCTGCTGGTTGGTGGTAACTGTGGCAGAAG GACAGCAAGAGGTATTCACCCCTCCTGGAGACTCACAAAATAATGCAGAGCCTACAGACTGCCAGATCTTTACACttacccctcctcccaccacaaGGAACCCAGTGACGAGGATCCAGCCCATCACCAGGACACCCAGGTGTCCCTTCCATTTTTTCCCACCACAAAGGCCCAGAGTCCACATTAGGTTCCCATACAGACCTTTCCTCCCTCCGAGGCGCTACCACCATTTTCAGTTCCATCCATTTTTTCGGCCGCACAGTCGCCTTCCTCCTTATTATTATTTCCCCAGAAGAAGACTCTGGAGAGGAAGCTCCTCtgaggaaagcagagaaaagagagaagcgCCAAACGTGCTGAAGTAA